DNA sequence from the Salvia splendens isolate huo1 chromosome 19, SspV2, whole genome shotgun sequence genome:
AATAAATCGGCTTCGAAATTGGTAGAATCCAGTGTAGATTGaattcacggttccggttttgaACTGATAAAAAATGTTCCATCTTCCAGTTCAAAACCGGCGCCTTTTTGCTGATTTCCAACAGTTTTTTTATAGATTTCCAACGATTTTCCCAGCCAGAATTAACGGTTAATCGCTAGTTAAGGTTTCGAAATTCTGAAACCGAGGCGATAGAGCCGGTAAGCCGATTTCGGTTAAGCTCAAGAGAGTtgaaaatataagaaattaGAGTAAGACGAGATTGATTACTTGCAAGCTTTTCCAGAGAGGAAATCAAGAGGATGGCCGAAAATATTTCCAACAACTTGTCCAACTCCTGAGAAAACCGAACCAACTGAATTTCCCATTGATCCTTCCAAAAATAAGATACAGATTAGTTCTAAATAACGAGATTAAATTCCCTCCATTTTAATAACACGAGAAACTACCTGGAAATTTTATCTGTTAATCATCCGTGGAGAAGAAATTCGGATTCGAAAGCGATAAGTATCAATAAACGAGTTCATCATAATCAAAGAGGAACACAACTATGATCACACTATTTTCTAATTCTCTTTCAAATGTTCATACGAATCTGAGATTTCTAACCGAAATGGATCACTGCCCTCCGCTGCCGCGATTGCTGCCTTCTTCTCTTGTCTCAGCCAGCATTTTCAGAAACTTTCAGGCTGTAAAAAATTGCCGCCTCACCCAACTTCGAAGTTGCCGATCAGTTTCTGCACAAAATTTGTCACTCGGAACTTCCGTCGAACACTTGGTATGTGAATATGAAAAGAACAGAGCATGTGTTTGCAAATTATAGGGGGAAAAAGGAGAAATATAGCATCATCAAGGAAGAAAAATAACTGCTTCTTCGATGAATTCCAAAGAAATAGGAGAagaatttttgtattttaattttgaaataaatccGCCTAATTCCATACGAATTATGAATCCATAATATAAATTGTTCGAAACACgtgattaattcattttttatttccgTTATTGGAACTTGTATTTACTGTGGAAAACAAAAATCGATAAGAGTTAAATGTAGGCACCAACTCAACAAAGCCCAGCCCAAATTTCAAGGCCCAAATTGTTGTAGTTTTTTTTCCCACATCGGAAAAACGAAGAGCTTTATGTGTCTTTATTAAACATAAGCCAGCAACATAGACTGTCCCTTCGGGGACATCCGATAAAATTGGAACGATACAGAGAAGATTAGCATGGCCCCTGCGCAAGGATGACACGCATAAATCGAGAAATGgtccaaattttttttgtatCCGATTTTTTCTATGCAAATGATGCTAAGTGGCACTAGTAGCACAAAAACTTGAAGCATTTGTTTTTGGAAAATTAATGCTCTTATCATTGATGATTTTTATCAATTGTTGTAGTGGGAggtattttgaaaaatatagaaCACACACAAGAATATTGGGAATCAATAAGGAACGTAAGTTCAGTAGTAAAGACAACAATAAGCAATGCTTGAGATTGTTGAAAATGAGGTACTATAATCTTTTTTAGTCTACTTAAAGCCATGTTTGTTATACATGGACATGTTTGAGGAAGACGGTGCAATTTTGATCTCAACGCCCACGAAGCTTTGGGTTTGTGAAttactcctattcgtggacggagggacgGAAATTATTTCTTAGATGATGACTGCCTGACTGGGAAATGATTTTTAAAGGACTTAGTATGTTCTGATATTGTGCTTGTTCAATAATATTGTTATTGTTGGTTGCATCGTGCTTGTTCAATAATGCTGTGATCGGTGGTTACATATTCTTTCAAAAGGTTATGAATTAATTATCTAATATTATATACAGTTTTATTGATTATTTATTAAATCAATTACCTTGGGTGGTTTCTTATGGAGATTTAATTATCAtactgatttttaattatgcCAAGAAATAATACTTTGAGAATTATTATAATCAAACTAAGATTTGTTTGACTCAATTAATCAAACTGTTGCCATGTTCATATGTATCAATGAACATCAATGAGCTCCAAGACAAGTAACAGAAGTGCAGATCTATTATTAGGCATTTAGCAGTTTAAACTAATGGTAGTGTTTTAGAGTTGTGCATAAAAAATTGAGCACAAATTAACACGTTTAAACTACTCCAATTTTGATAACAGTGTTGTGCTAATTTTGACAGGTTTCTTTCGTACTTCCAGATTTCAGATTTAAGTTTGATAAAAGTGTTATGTACTTACAGATTTCAGATTTAAGTTTATTGTTATTGATTACTcctatttcatttattgtacttaTATAACTCTTTTTGTACAGGTATTGCATTGATGTCTACTCAATATTCAACAAATGAATCAATCTCCATTATTAATGAATCAATCTCCATTATTTGTTGATTATTACATTTATAATACTTATATAACTCTTTTTGTGTAGGTATTGCATTGATGTCTACTCAAGATTCAACAAATTAGTCAATCTCGATTATTTGGTGAAACTTAGAAGATGTTGAAGACTTGTCATGGAACTTcattttggatttattttgaTGTAATATGTTGAAACTATTGAAGATATTTTGGTTgatgtttttttattgtggaatgTGGATTGAATATTTGTATGTATTTGTTGGTTGATGGATTAGGAATATTCTGTGCTGTTTTTTTTCGGATTTTCGGTTTAGATTATTCAATTTTTCGGGTTTtaggtttttcagttttttatataatttcggTTTTATGGTTtaattcggttttttaagttcggttttcggtttcggtttaaGTTTTAgcctaaattcggtttttcgggttcggttttGTTTGAGggaaaaaccgaaccgaaaccctaATGCACACTCCTAGtctccaatatatatatattggagaCTTGTATCATTCCTCCAATATATGTGGTAGATTATATTTAGAGATAGAATCAATATAATTATTCTTTggatattatttattttacaagTTTCTTTCTAGCTAGGGTTTATTTTATAAGTTTAGAATTCCTATTTAAATGACATCTTTAAGGATGCAAGGCATTGAGAAATACCTTAGCACTCACCTAAATTCAAACTGATCTTCTACTTGAGGTAAAAGGAAaaaccaaatttgaaatttcaatattCTATAACAAGGAAAATGGAATTCGATGAATGAGCAAAGGGCATAAAAGAAAGGCATTCAACATAATACAAGCAAATATAGAGTTAAATTGGTCTAatgttttaattaaatcatttaccGAGTGGTACATTTCTTGATTCTCCTTCTTCATGAGAAGTTCCTAAAATCAAAAAGTTAAATTGAGTAATTAGATGAGTTAGGTAAATATGCACTAATTGAATTTACTTTTCCAGCTCAACCAGCTCTTCATAGTGTATGCTGCTCAAGTCACTCAACTCAACTGAGTTTAAGATTTTGTGTTCCGCTTCTAATGATcctgaaatttattttattttaaacaaaaataattacaatTGAATCACTTAATGAAATACTAATGATATATCTAAAACCACCAAACAATGAAATTAGCCCTAAGAATTGCATGAATCAGCTTCTAATTTGTGTATCTACTATCATATTGATGATCAAGACAAGTagtaattaaagtaaaaaaagaagaaagaggatGGACAATTTTCACCTGTTTCAAAATATGAGGAAGATTGATGTTGAGTAGTGAGTTTTTGAGAATAGCTGTGATGATCAAAATAGCCTTAGAAATTGAATGAATCAATTATAGTTTGCTCGATTCTAATTGGAATATTTATATCTcgatttttcaattttcatattttcatttgacacttttactttttttaaatatgtgATTAATTCGTAAAACACTTTTTATTCTTTAAATACTCAAATCTATTCATTTTATTCTAAGAATAATCTTTGATACCATAATCATAATTTATAGTATGTGATTTAATTTATACATTTCACTGAAAGTTAGTTCTAGTATTATTTTTGAGTGtttaaacaaaacataaaaatattgtTAAAAAAGGATATTGCAATTTGCGTTCCATATTGCTTTTTGGAACAAACACGATTTGAGTGTTTTTGGAGTATAAAACAGCAGAGGATTGATTCTCGATTTTCTGAATCATATTATAGTAGTTACCATATTATGTAATTTTCccctaatttaataaattttcatattttaaggATTTATTTACTTTGACGTGTTTTGCATGATATGTAAAAATCGATGGAATTAAGTATAGGCACAGACTCAACAAAGCCCAGCCCAAATTTGAAGGCCCAAATTATGGTTCTAATTCAAATTCCCACATCGGAAAAATGAAGAGCTTTGTTTGTCTTTATTTAACATCAGCAAGCTACATATTCTGTCCCTTCGGGGACATCCGATAAAATTGGAACGATACAGAGAAGATTAACATGGCCCCTGCGCAAGGATGACACGCATAAATCGAGAAATGgtccaaattttttttgtttcctatttttctGAATCAATGATGGCATCTTTATTTCTCTTTTGCATAGAGGATTTTGAGTTTCCAAAACAGAGTAGCTTATATGTCAGTTCATGGTTCCATCAAtttgtgtttaaactttaatGGATCAATCATTTACTTAATTTACTTCTCAATCAGACCTTTGAACTCTGTCTCTGCCTgtgaggccatccacaatagaaatagcccagcaatagtccagccatagcctagccactgccacatcatcagcactaaaaatcctcctgccacttcatcaaaacaagcaaatagcccagcaatagcccagccatagcctagccacatactatccacatcactattaacaaatatatacaaaatgcaataattaacaATAACGCAATATACGAagtttaatttacgagacatatacgggaaaattcactaatattaataaaatttaaaaagtacataattaaaaaaaattacataattaaaaaaattacattaattaaatttacaaatgaaaatttaaaataacattacaacttaaagttaaaaaataaaaaaaagacataattaaaatcttaaaaaaataaaaatgacataatttaaaatacaattttatagaaaatccttgaatgagattgtcccacatcgaaagtggaacataaaacattcaaggatatctctctataaaagagaaacatccttgaatgagattgtcccacatcgaaagtggaacataaaacattcaaggatatctctttataaaagagaaacattcTTGagtgagtttgtcccacatcgaaagtggaacataaaacattcaaggatatctctttataaaagagaaacatccttgaatgagtttgtcccacatcgaaagtggaacataaaacattcaaggatatctctctataaaagagaaacatccttgaatgagattgtcccacatcgaaagtggaacataaaacattcaaggatgtctctataaaagagagacaaccaaaaatgagtttcataaattcgcaagcccattaaatatatgggctattacgaatttctagtataaatttatttataaaaattgatttttatatatagaaaacaatttttataaataaataatatttttttatatttgatttttttttaaaaattcgaatttcaaaaattcgaatttaaaaaaaaaaattgcgctggccgatccgggcgctgcaatagcgccgagcggatcgcccagcgcaccgcccagcgccacgaaaccgcccagcgctgcgcggtttctctctccaatcgtccgctgggcgactgcaatagaccgcccagcgaaccgcccagcaccgacgctcggctgggcggtcgccgggcgcctattgtggatggcctgagTGTAGACAACATTGCATTCGTTCGCAGTGATAAATGCCGTCTCAGATGATGATTTCTTTGGCGTTTTCACCATTGAGCAAATCAATGTAGTGAAGAACATTGACGTGTACACCATCAAATTTAAAGATTTGAAATGAGTAGGACATCGAATCACGGCAATATGGTAACAACACAATAATTGTCTGTTTTGAAATCTCCACATTGCTAATGATATGTTAAGAAATTTGAAGTTTTGAGACAGGGACAAAAGCTAGCACTAGACATGAAATCACCAACAATCAACGGATTGTCCCAACAACATAAAGCAAGTCGCTATTAAAAACGAAAAATAGCCTTCTAGTTTTGCTGCTTGAGAAATCAATCCATCCTTCCCTTGAGAATTCTCTCTGTAACTTCTGTCGGAGTGCTGTTACAATTATAAAATATTCATCCAAACATTTAGTTCTGGTTGAAAGTATAAAATATTGATGCAGTAAGTCAGACCCTTGCTTGAAAAATGAGACTCTAGTATCGGATATAGATACTTACACGAGATACACATGTCCTCCCCAGCCGCTCAAACAGTCACGGTCTACTGCAGATATCAGAGCTTGTGAGATGGTCTCGAACAATTCCTCAGCTTCCTGTTATTTTGGTATGAAATAGCAATTAATACAAAATCGGCAGCAGTAAGTTTTGTTAAAATATGGAGTTTTATTATCAATTAGCATGCCTCAAATAAAGGAAATTACTCACAGAAACACTATGTTTGACTAGCATGTCATTAAAAGGTTCATATGATCGATAGCGATAGCAATATCAATCACTTAATCATAACATGCAAATCTTGTACTATGATGAAGAATTGCTCCCCCACCCCAATAAAGCAGCCAAGCAGCCACCCCAATAAAGCAGCCAAGAATTGCTTCTCCAATTTAAGTTATTTGGCAACTAAGACAATTTCTTCAAGTAGGTGGTATGTATTAACTCAGTACAAAATGTGCATATGGGGTttccataaaatttaaaatgaacAGTAAGGCCTgttactaaaaaaataagaaagcaattaGTCAGATATAAGCAACATCAAGTATAGTAACAAACCATGTCAGGTTTGAACATTGATTCGCAGGCACCATAGAGTGATTCAGAGGCAGTTCCAGCGACAACAAAATCTTTGGCAAGTTCCCTGAGTTCATAGGGAAAAGGGattaaagaaagaaagaaaaatgataACCTTAAATGGGAGTACCTTCAAATTTCAATAGATATGTATACACATTATCCAAATGCCTGGATAAGCATTACTGGTACAGATGGAGTGTATATGATAACACAGTAATCATGTCTaaacataaaaaagaataatgagCACCAAAATCATATTTTCTTCAGAGCATATAAATAAATGTTAGTATAAGATTGCCAATCTCCTTTCTCATTTGAAGAACTCGTtgacaattgaaaaaaaaattacatgagGCAAAAGAAGAATTTAGTTTCCAATGGTAGGAAATGCCTCCATGTTTTCACATTCACTTGGATGTCTAATCTGTAGTTTCTATATTACTTGCAATATCAAGGATAGACCCACCAAATTACAATGTCTTAATAATGAGTTCAGAGTTTGAAGAAATCTAGTTAGCgaataaaatgaaatgataAGAAAATGAAGGAGTTTAACGTACTTTGCCCCAATGGAATCCATGGTGCAAATGAAGGGTTTGTCATCATCCCCCAGTCCAGCAATAACAGGTTGACAAAAGTATGGACCAAACCTGAaccaaataaaatgaaagacATTATATCATCCTGAACCTTTTCTTGAACAAAATATACCACCCCTAtttaaaaaacggttataactTTCAGGGGTCCCACATTCTTCAACGCTAAAGAAAATATACAACTTATAGTCCTTCACACAGAAATAATGGAATCCATGGTAATGAGAATTAACACTGAAAAATTGTTTCCTGCATCTAAATTGACGGCAGACAGCAACTTAATCTCTGAAACAGCTATTGATGATAGCAGTTCCAACCACAGTTGATGTATAAACTATTAAACTCTGGAACTACATACCTTTTTTCATAGAGAACTGCAGATACAAGGCTAGCAAATGTTTCAGGCTTCATGTCCCTCTCTTCCCTAAGATGATATAACTTGTTTCTGAATACAAGTCTCTGATACCTTCGAGTGGATTCAACCAACACACAAATTAATAAGCCTGACCATAAACTAGACAAAAAAAGATAACCATGCATGTGCATTATACATAACCAAAGAAGGACCAAGTTTATCTCCACATGCATCATAAGTTCATAACCAGAgccatttttgtttaatattccTCAACCAAAATCTTGGCAATCAAGACATAAAGCGCTATCAGCCTCTCACAGCTGAATATAAGGATGTATGTGGGGTATTTTTCCACATTTATGTTAGTAAGGACTGAGGTCTGTGAAATAATGCATCCGCATTTTCTCCTAGTTTTTTATATTGATCTGTAAGGTGTAGATCAAATGTGAGTCTTTTATGTATTGGCAATCATTTCTCTTTCATCAAGGGGGTACAGCCAAAATCACTAGTATCATTCTAGCATCTCACTCTTATATACCAGCATATTCTAAACTCTGTGTTGAAAAAGGAACTAACAATATTGTTCTAGTAGCATATGAACAATGAAGGCCACTTAAATTTCTATAATCTCTCTTTCCCcagaagaaagaaaaggcaCTTCacataagaaaacaaaataagcTTGCCCTAAAATGGCTAGTCAATGCGTCACAGCTGAGTTTAACATTGCAAAGCATATACCACACTTTAAAGCCTTCACATTTccaacaaaaatatatatatataatttcaatCCCTAACCAAAATCAATCAGTGCTAGTAAGGAATTCTTAAATTGCATCA
Encoded proteins:
- the LOC121780449 gene encoding proteasome subunit beta type-3-A-like — protein: MSIFEYNGSALVAMVGKNCFAIASDRRLGVQLQTIATDFQKIYRIHNKLFIGLAGLATDAQTLYQRLVFRNKLYHLREERDMKPETFASLVSAVLYEKRFGPYFCQPVIAGLGDDDKPFICTMDSIGAKELAKDFVVAGTASESLYGACESMFKPDMEAEELFETISQALISAVDRDCLSGWGGHVYLVTPTEVTERILKGRMD